In Drosophila subpulchrella strain 33 F10 #4 breed RU33 unplaced genomic scaffold, RU_Dsub_v1.1 Primary Assembly Seq49, whole genome shotgun sequence, a genomic segment contains:
- the LOC119562465 gene encoding uncharacterized protein LOC119562465, whose amino-acid sequence MSAAHWERTASITRLSSSSFRPGHFGGLWEAAVKSAKHLFLRAVRSALLKEDEVQTILVEVEAVLNSCPLVADSSNPNDGEAITPAHFLVGTTLAALPPGSAPPHPDDDLTHLQRWQLISAIKRRFWRDWSRNYIARLQQRVKWTKESANLLPGTIVVIKEDNLPPQKWLLGRVTEVTHGSDGKVRVALVKIKRGVYKRSVHHLAPLPIN is encoded by the coding sequence ATGTCCGCAGCACACTGGGAACGTACGGCGTCCATCACCAGGTTGAGTTCGTCTTCATTCCGCCCCGGTCATTTCGGGGGCCTATGGGAGGCCGCCGTCAAGTCCGCCAAACACCTCTTTCTGAGGGCCGTCAGAAGCGCCTTGCTGAAGGAGGACGAAGTCCAGACGATCCTGGTTGAAGTGGAAGCAGTGCTTAACTCGTGTCCGCTAGTAGCTGACAGCAGCAACCCTAACGACGGAGAGGCTATTACTCCAGCCCACTTTCTTGTAGGCACCACGCTCGCTGCTCTACCCCCAGGATCGGCACCTCCTCATCCGGACGACGACCTAACTCATCTACAACGCTGGCAGCTTATATCAGCCATCAAGCGAAGGTTTTGGCGAGACTGGTCCCGTAACTACATAGCGCGGCTGCAGCAAAGAGTTAAGTGGACAAAGGAATCGGCCAACCTTCTACCAGGAACCATCGTCGTCATCAAAGAGGACAATTTACCGCCCCAGAAGTGGCTGCTCGGCAGAGTCACCGAAGTAACGCACGGATCGGATGGCAAGGTGCGCGTTGCTCTAGTAAAAATCAAGCGAGGCGTATACAAACGATCAGTACATCATCTGGCACCTCTTCCCATTAATTGA